From Bdellovibrio sp. KM01:
GAATGATTGCGGCCCACCCATTAATGACGTTCGGAAATGATCTTTACGAACTGGAATTTTACCGGAAAATCCATTTCACCTTAACCGGAGCCTCCAGCCTGGACGAGGCCTTGCCAGGTCTCACGAATTCCTATTCCTGGCTCCCTTCCGCACAAAAGGCGCTTTATCATACACAGTGTGTGATGGGTGGAAATTTTGTGACTTTGTTGATTGCCAGAATGCTTTCCGGCTTTGCAACGATGAAGGTTCCCGCAGAAGCAGCTCACCTGTACGTGCAAAAAGTTGTGGATAACACTTTTGCAAATCCTGAGACCGCACTGACGGGCCCGCTTGTTCGCAAAGATGCGGAAACAGTGGCGGCGAACCTTAAAGCCCTGGAAAACGATCCGGCTCTGAATATCTACAAAGCATTTCTTGAAACCTATTGGCCTGATTACCCGCGAAAGTGAGGCCCAGCTATGAAATCAATTCTCGACTTCCAGGAAAAGAAAAATAAAAAACAAAAGATCTCCATGATCACTTGTTATGATTATACTTTTGCTTCGATCGTAGCTGAGAGCGATATCGATTGTATTCTGATTGGTGATTCTCTGGCGAATACCATGCACGGCTTTTCTACAACTCTTCCGGCGACTGTAGAAATGATGGCCCTGCATACGGCGGCAGTCGCTCGTGGTGCTGGTACTAAAAAATTCATCACAGCTGACTTTCCCTTCATGGCGAACCGTAAAGGTTTAACCTCGACAATGACGGCAGCTGAGAAAATCATGCAAGCTGGCGCTCATGCTTTGAAATTAGAAGGTGGCGACGAGTACACGTATAAAATCGTACGTCATCTTGTGGACTCTGGTGTGCCGATTATGGGTCACTTGGGTTTAACGCCTCAATCCGTAAATCAATTGGGCGGCTTTAAAGTTCAAGGCCGGGACGACAAGGCTCAGGCAAAAATCCGCGAGCAAGCTTTGCGCCTGCAAGATGCTGGAGCATTTTGTGTTGTGCTTGAATGTGTTCCGTCTAAATTAGCGACCGAAATCACCGAGTCTTTAGATATTCCAACAATTGGTATTGGCGCGGGTCCAGATACAGATGGCCAGGTTTTGGTTCTGCAAGACATGCTGGGCATGAATCCAGGATTCAAACCGAAATTCGTTAAAACTTATTTCAATGGCTTTGAAGCTTTGAAAAATGCTTTCAATACTTACCACTCTGAAGTGGAAGCGGTCGATTTCCCGACCGAGAAAGAGAGCTATTCCTGATGATTCAAGTTCTGCGCACTCCCGCTGAGTTTAAAGCGTGGAGAAAAAATAAAAAAGGCAGCGTTGGTTTCGTACCAACAATGGGTGCTTTGCACTCTGGCCATGAAGAGCTGATGAAAAATGCCCGTCGTGAAAATGATGTGGTGGTGCTTTCTATCTTCGTGAATCCAACCCAGTTCAATGATCCAAAAGATTTCGAAAAATATCCACTGACTTGGGGTCAGGATTTAACAATCGCTGAAAATAATAAAGTCGATGCGATCTTTTACCCGCGCTATCCAGATATGTATCCTGATGAGTACCGTTATAAGGTCGCCGAGAACAGCTATTCCAAACTTTTGGATGGAGCTCACCGTCCGGGACACTTTGATGGCGTGCTTTCAGTCGTGATGAAACTATTCAATATTGTTGCTCCGAACAAGGCCTATTTTGGCGAAAAAGATTTCCAGCAACTGACTTTGATCAAAGGCATGGTTGACGCGTTCTTTATGGATGTCGAAATCGTTCCTGTGGCAACAGTTCGCGATAGTGATGGATTGGCAAAAAGTTCGCGCAACTTGCTGCTGAGTGCGCAGGATCGCGAAAAAGCGCCGACTATATATAAAACTATCACCACGGCAAAATCGGCTGATGAGGCGGCGAAAGCTTTAACCGCAGCAGGTTTTGATGTGGATTATGTGACAGATGTTCACGGACGCCGCTTTGTAGCGGCTCGTTTGGGCTCTGTAAGGTTGATTGATAATGTCCAAATCTAAAGTTCTCTTTATGATGACTGGCTCCATCGCTTGCTACAAAGCCTGTCAGGTGGTTTCGCGTCTGGTGCAAGCCGGTTGTGAGGTTCAAGTTGTGATGACTCCTGCAGCTTTAAAGTTCGTTGGCAATGCCACGCTTGAAGGACTGACAGGAAAGCCTGTTGTCAGTGACATGTACTCGCAAGGCAATGTGATGGATCACATCCATCTGATGCGCTGGGCGGATTTGATATTGGTGGCACCTGCCACGGCAAACTTTATCAATAAGGCAGCTCAAGGCATTGGTGACGACCTGGTATCCACTCTGTTCCTGGCTCATGATTTTAAAAAGCCTTTCTTGATTGCACCTGCGATGAATACTTCTATGTACCTTCATCCGGTGACACAAAAGTCTCTGCAAACTTTGAAATCCTATGGGATAGAAATTCTGGATTCTGCTTCAGGCATTCTTGCTTGCGGTGAAGAAGGTTACGGTAAACTTTTAGATCCTGATGAGATTTTGAAAATTACTTTGGCTCACCTGCCCAGGAAAGCTCCAGAGGCCGAGAACACAGAACAAGCTTTGGCTCCCCGTTCATCCGAACTTTCCAAAGTGAAAGTTCTAGTGACGGCCGGCGGCACGCAAGAACCCATCGACACAGTTCGCACCATTACCAATCTAAGTTCTGGTCGCACGGGAATTTCTTTGGCGGAGTACTTAAGCCAA
This genomic window contains:
- a CDS encoding Rossmann-like and DUF2520 domain-containing protein yields the protein MATNTNLPISYLIIGSGRVARHIAHYFHLSNINFQSWDRSQDPHALRVKIAAATHVLLAISDSALQGFYRQHLMGHDEKVVVHFSGAHSFNGMIAAHPLMTFGNDLYELEFYRKIHFTLTGASSLDEALPGLTNSYSWLPSAQKALYHTQCVMGGNFVTLLIARMLSGFATMKVPAEAAHLYVQKVVDNTFANPETALTGPLVRKDAETVAANLKALENDPALNIYKAFLETYWPDYPRK
- the panB gene encoding 3-methyl-2-oxobutanoate hydroxymethyltransferase; translated protein: MKSILDFQEKKNKKQKISMITCYDYTFASIVAESDIDCILIGDSLANTMHGFSTTLPATVEMMALHTAAVARGAGTKKFITADFPFMANRKGLTSTMTAAEKIMQAGAHALKLEGGDEYTYKIVRHLVDSGVPIMGHLGLTPQSVNQLGGFKVQGRDDKAQAKIREQALRLQDAGAFCVVLECVPSKLATEITESLDIPTIGIGAGPDTDGQVLVLQDMLGMNPGFKPKFVKTYFNGFEALKNAFNTYHSEVEAVDFPTEKESYS
- the coaBC gene encoding bifunctional phosphopantothenoylcysteine decarboxylase/phosphopantothenate--cysteine ligase CoaBC, producing the protein MSKSKVLFMMTGSIACYKACQVVSRLVQAGCEVQVVMTPAALKFVGNATLEGLTGKPVVSDMYSQGNVMDHIHLMRWADLILVAPATANFINKAAQGIGDDLVSTLFLAHDFKKPFLIAPAMNTSMYLHPVTQKSLQTLKSYGIEILDSASGILACGEEGYGKLLDPDEILKITLAHLPRKAPEAENTEQALAPRSSELSKVKVLVTAGGTQEPIDTVRTITNLSSGRTGISLAEYLSQMGFDVTLIQAHGTAKAEHVNHRDYFTSFASLDSQLKKYLSEDEYTHVIHAAAVSDYSVDSIEVDGKNYRPLEVKKVSSDAEGMNIHLKRNHKIVDRLKEYSKNKDVKVVAFKLTSHATLEQKKAAVDKLFKASHADFVVHNDLTDIDIVNRTHKFTLYNHQSFIACENLDQLTSELIRVMLPKDNL
- the panC gene encoding pantoate--beta-alanine ligase gives rise to the protein MIQVLRTPAEFKAWRKNKKGSVGFVPTMGALHSGHEELMKNARRENDVVVLSIFVNPTQFNDPKDFEKYPLTWGQDLTIAENNKVDAIFYPRYPDMYPDEYRYKVAENSYSKLLDGAHRPGHFDGVLSVVMKLFNIVAPNKAYFGEKDFQQLTLIKGMVDAFFMDVEIVPVATVRDSDGLAKSSRNLLLSAQDREKAPTIYKTITTAKSADEAAKALTAAGFDVDYVTDVHGRRFVAARLGSVRLIDNVQI